A single region of the Marinobacter salinisoli genome encodes:
- a CDS encoding MipA/OmpV family protein — translation MKKIVFQVAPFLGALSCFGSVHATETRTPLVPLPSIVDFTDGDGWGVGLGLGIEYESAYEGSEEFEREVDPAGGVQWRTGDNVFFWAGEAIGWRTVARDPWLFQTSLGYEEGREEGDSEDGRLDGLGESNSGVTVLLEVRRALAENWRYFLDGRVLAGEIGTLGIFGAGTCLGCQPNGTGWEVGAAVTFHDGKLANRDFGVNTQQSIDSGLPETDIDSGYRSTGFNVNYRNYLNESWQIFGEALYEIYGSDVRDSPISRNDYEAEIGVGFIYVF, via the coding sequence ATGAAAAAAATCGTCTTCCAAGTCGCCCCATTTCTTGGCGCTCTTTCGTGTTTTGGATCGGTACATGCGACAGAGACGAGAACCCCTCTCGTTCCGCTTCCTTCTATCGTCGATTTTACAGATGGCGATGGTTGGGGTGTTGGGTTGGGCCTCGGCATTGAATATGAGTCTGCCTATGAGGGTTCAGAAGAATTCGAGCGTGAGGTCGATCCGGCTGGGGGTGTTCAGTGGCGAACTGGCGACAACGTTTTTTTCTGGGCAGGTGAAGCCATTGGCTGGCGAACAGTTGCCAGGGATCCCTGGTTGTTTCAAACCTCTTTAGGCTACGAAGAAGGCCGTGAAGAGGGCGATTCAGAAGATGGCAGACTGGATGGGTTAGGCGAATCGAATTCCGGGGTGACAGTGCTGCTGGAAGTGCGTCGTGCCCTTGCAGAAAACTGGCGTTACTTTCTGGATGGCCGTGTATTGGCCGGAGAAATCGGTACGCTCGGGATTTTCGGCGCAGGAACGTGTTTGGGTTGCCAGCCCAACGGCACTGGCTGGGAAGTAGGCGCTGCTGTCACTTTCCACGATGGTAAACTAGCCAACCGGGACTTTGGTGTGAACACACAGCAGTCCATCGACTCAGGCCTTCCAGAAACCGATATTGATAGCGGGTACAGGTCAACCGGTTTCAACGTTAACTATCGGAATTACCTGAACGAGAGCTGGCAGATCTTCGGTGAAGCTCTTTACGAAATCTACGGCAGTGATGTCAGAGACAGCCCGATATCTCGAAACGATTATGAAGCGGAAATCGGGGTTGGCTTCATTTATGTTTTTTGA
- a CDS encoding phospholipase D-like domain-containing protein yields the protein MNIHLTFLSRRWCCLGLLILIGAGCSSLKPIERPPEYTAPPAHTAFWDAVDPTASVNWHSLLDHGPRALDVRLKAIDSAAESIDFQTFLWFFDTAGAMVLDHIVRAADRNVTVRILVDDTFLVHENELLLALAEHPNIEYRVFNPFKRRSGGLVTRQLLNLSEFRRLDHRMHNKAMVVDNRIAIVGGRNIADEYFGLSDTFNFRDLELLLGGPIVQEISATFDDYWNDQWSFPIETLSHKKASQEQLAEARRVTDLSQHLHVEKPAEDLMVMWREIIRQADTGKTLLYSDDPPDGNPKNREEEPIQVANELVHLFDNAESEILIVSAYLIPTPDLQGAVKRALDRGVRVRILTNSIGSNNHLAAHSAYRNHIYTLLDMGAELSEVRTNARDRQRYMLTPIGRKKLALHAKALVIDDDKVFIGSANLDPRSLRINTEMGLLVISNQFNKTVRDAVEGDFLTANAWHLELRENGKIYWVADDRTLEFQPATSFMQRIEDWFFSHLPIEGAL from the coding sequence ATGAATATTCATCTGACTTTTCTCTCACGACGATGGTGTTGCCTGGGCCTTTTGATTCTGATTGGGGCGGGTTGTTCCTCGCTAAAACCCATTGAGCGTCCACCGGAGTACACGGCTCCGCCAGCACACACCGCATTTTGGGACGCGGTCGACCCCACGGCCTCTGTGAACTGGCACTCCTTGCTTGATCATGGGCCGAGGGCATTAGACGTGCGACTTAAAGCGATCGATAGTGCGGCTGAAAGCATCGATTTCCAGACCTTTCTTTGGTTCTTCGATACCGCAGGTGCGATGGTTCTGGATCATATTGTCCGAGCGGCGGATCGTAATGTCACTGTGCGGATTCTTGTCGACGATACGTTTCTGGTTCACGAAAACGAACTGCTTTTGGCGCTCGCGGAGCACCCGAATATAGAGTATCGCGTTTTTAATCCTTTCAAGCGTCGCTCGGGTGGGCTGGTAACACGCCAACTACTGAACCTATCAGAGTTCCGACGGCTCGATCACCGTATGCACAACAAAGCGATGGTGGTTGATAACCGTATTGCAATCGTAGGCGGTCGGAATATCGCCGATGAGTATTTTGGTCTCAGCGATACATTTAACTTTCGCGATTTGGAGTTGCTGCTTGGCGGCCCAATCGTTCAGGAAATCAGCGCTACTTTTGATGACTACTGGAACGACCAATGGTCGTTTCCGATCGAGACACTGAGCCACAAGAAGGCATCACAGGAACAACTCGCCGAAGCCCGGCGCGTGACCGACTTGTCGCAGCATCTGCATGTCGAAAAGCCGGCTGAAGATCTGATGGTTATGTGGCGCGAGATTATCAGGCAGGCAGATACGGGCAAGACACTTCTCTATTCGGACGACCCGCCCGACGGTAACCCCAAGAACCGGGAGGAGGAACCGATTCAGGTAGCGAATGAACTGGTCCATCTTTTCGACAATGCGGAATCGGAGATTTTGATTGTTTCGGCTTATCTAATACCGACGCCGGATCTTCAGGGGGCAGTTAAACGCGCTCTCGATCGCGGCGTTCGCGTGCGGATACTGACCAATTCAATCGGTTCTAACAATCATTTGGCCGCGCACAGCGCCTATCGCAATCATATCTACACGCTGCTCGACATGGGGGCGGAACTGAGCGAGGTGCGCACAAATGCTCGTGACCGACAACGATACATGCTGACACCGATAGGCCGGAAAAAGCTTGCTTTGCATGCGAAGGCATTAGTTATCGACGATGACAAAGTATTCATCGGCAGCGCAAACCTGGATCCACGTTCATTGCGCATCAATACTGAAATGGGGTTGCTTGTCATAAGCAATCAGTTCAACAAAACAGTTCGTGACGCGGTGGAAGGTGATTTCTTAACCGCAAACGCGTGGCATTTGGAACTGCGGGAAAATGGCAAGATCTACTGGGTAGCCGATGACCGGACACTTGAATTTCAGCCAGCTACATCGTTCATGCAGCGCATCGAAGATTGGTTCTTCTCGCATTTGCCAATTGAGGGCGCGCTTTGA
- a CDS encoding zinc ribbon domain-containing protein YjdM, whose product MSHPPCPKCKSEYVYEDQSNLICPECAYEWNPSEVAGEDTFEVRDANGTVLEVGDKITLIKDLKVKGSSQVLKIGTKTAIRRIVEGKDHELDCKLPGVGEMMVTAKFVKKV is encoded by the coding sequence ATGTCACATCCCCCTTGCCCCAAGTGCAAATCCGAATACGTCTATGAAGACCAGTCGAACCTTATCTGCCCCGAGTGCGCCTACGAGTGGAATCCTTCGGAAGTAGCCGGGGAAGATACGTTCGAAGTCAGGGATGCCAACGGCACGGTTCTGGAAGTTGGCGATAAAATCACTCTGATCAAGGACCTCAAAGTAAAGGGCAGCTCGCAGGTGCTCAAAATTGGAACCAAGACTGCGATACGGAGAATTGTGGAAGGAAAGGACCACGAACTTGACTGCAAACTCCCCGGGGTGGGCGAAATGATGGTCACCGCCAAATTTGTGAAGAAGGTTTAG
- a CDS encoding VOC family protein, translating into MSMITLGVDDLNRSIEFYEQGLGFPRYGHEENVAFFNLNGTWLGLYGRQALAEDAGVPAEGSGFNAFAIAHNVESPAEVEAVMNEALRAGATLVKRPQKVFWGGFSGYFKDPDGHLWEIAHNPFAWIGPTDDTDA; encoded by the coding sequence ATGAGCATGATCACATTGGGCGTGGACGACCTGAATCGCTCGATTGAATTCTATGAGCAAGGATTGGGTTTCCCCCGTTACGGACATGAAGAGAACGTCGCTTTCTTCAATCTGAATGGAACCTGGCTTGGACTTTACGGCCGACAAGCGCTCGCTGAGGACGCGGGTGTGCCAGCGGAAGGCAGTGGCTTTAACGCTTTCGCGATCGCCCACAACGTAGAGTCGCCAGCGGAGGTCGAAGCTGTCATGAACGAGGCACTCAGAGCTGGCGCGACTCTGGTCAAGAGACCCCAGAAGGTGTTCTGGGGTGGTTTCAGCGGTTACTTCAAGGATCCCGATGGGCACCTGTGGGAAATTGCACACAACCCATTCGCCTGGATAGGCCCTACCGATGACACAGACGCCTAG
- a CDS encoding phytoene desaturase family protein has product MTAKSSTHPFDVIVIGSGIGEMTTAAALSQLGHSVLLLEQAQQIGGLTHTFTREGFTWDVGLHYCGTFGHDQLAGRILDWLSDGTIEFRSVGTVYDTLHFPDDFEISVGRPADAYKMELKERFPDNAAEIDAYFEALLSAEEAGHMAGAERAMPEPFRSAHRWWNKKKLQRWCNRTTGEVIAELISNPQLAAVLSAQWGTYGGKPKDASFAIHATIIGHYLEGAGYPVGGAAALARGLVPVIEAAGGSARAGTAVDEILLENGTAVGVRTKAGEVFHAQTIVSAIGAGETVKHLLPEEIRRQDWARQIASFRPSICHFDLFLGFEGDINQHGATRSNHWFYESWDTSDAIWGAKDGEPIQMMFVSFASLKDPAHDPGPRNKHTGDVLIWADWSSVADFADGGAAKRPDEWASFKQRVEARILDFFKQKFPDLAPLITYHELGTPLATALFTGHEKGAFYGIETSPRRLLSEALSARTPVPGLFLSGQDVLIPGIAGALTGAMLAAAAIDPHVFLKLK; this is encoded by the coding sequence ATGACAGCCAAATCCTCTACCCACCCGTTCGATGTCATCGTTATCGGGTCCGGCATTGGCGAAATGACAACCGCCGCAGCCCTTTCCCAACTGGGCCACAGCGTCCTGTTACTCGAGCAGGCGCAACAGATTGGCGGGCTCACCCACACCTTCACGCGCGAGGGATTCACCTGGGATGTCGGCCTCCACTATTGCGGCACATTCGGCCATGACCAGCTTGCAGGCCGGATACTGGACTGGCTGAGCGACGGAACGATCGAGTTTCGCTCGGTCGGCACAGTTTATGACACCCTGCACTTCCCGGATGATTTCGAGATCTCCGTCGGGCGTCCGGCCGACGCCTACAAGATGGAGCTGAAAGAACGCTTTCCCGACAACGCGGCCGAAATCGATGCCTACTTCGAGGCGTTGCTGTCAGCGGAGGAAGCCGGTCACATGGCCGGCGCCGAGCGAGCCATGCCCGAGCCCTTTCGTTCCGCCCATCGCTGGTGGAACAAAAAGAAACTTCAGCGTTGGTGCAACCGCACGACGGGCGAGGTTATCGCGGAACTGATCAGCAACCCGCAGCTGGCCGCCGTATTATCGGCGCAATGGGGCACCTACGGCGGCAAGCCGAAAGACGCCAGCTTTGCCATTCATGCCACAATCATCGGCCACTACCTTGAGGGCGCCGGTTATCCCGTTGGCGGTGCCGCCGCCCTGGCCCGGGGACTTGTTCCGGTGATCGAAGCGGCGGGAGGCAGCGCGCGGGCCGGCACAGCGGTTGATGAGATCTTGCTTGAAAATGGCACAGCCGTGGGTGTGCGCACGAAAGCCGGTGAAGTATTCCACGCACAGACCATTGTTTCGGCCATCGGCGCCGGTGAAACCGTGAAGCACTTGCTGCCGGAGGAGATTCGGCGGCAGGACTGGGCTCGTCAGATTGCCAGTTTCAGGCCATCGATCTGCCACTTCGATCTGTTTCTCGGCTTTGAGGGCGACATCAACCAACACGGAGCGACGCGTTCAAACCACTGGTTCTACGAAAGCTGGGATACCAGCGATGCCATCTGGGGTGCGAAAGACGGCGAGCCGATTCAGATGATGTTTGTGTCGTTTGCCTCCCTCAAAGACCCGGCGCACGATCCCGGCCCGAGAAACAAGCACACCGGTGACGTGCTGATCTGGGCCGATTGGTCCTCGGTGGCCGACTTCGCGGATGGCGGTGCGGCCAAGCGCCCGGACGAGTGGGCATCGTTCAAGCAGCGCGTCGAGGCCAGGATACTGGATTTCTTCAAACAGAAGTTTCCGGACCTGGCTCCGCTTATCACCTACCATGAACTGGGCACGCCACTGGCCACCGCCTTGTTTACCGGCCATGAAAAAGGCGCCTTCTATGGTATCGAAACCAGCCCACGCCGGCTTTTGTCCGAGGCGCTGAGTGCCCGAACCCCCGTGCCGGGCCTGTTTCTGTCCGGCCAGGACGTCCTTATTCCCGGCATCGCCGGAGCGCTGACAGGAGCCATGCTGGCCGCGGCGGCAATTGACCCGCACGTGTTCCTGAAATTGAAATAA
- a CDS encoding NADAR family protein, with the protein MALFPDDNGESNLYVTRSELDNLLGTYAPYGFELEGKHWPTVEHYFQGMKFTDEARQEEVRNASSPERARKLGRKRHKSFRKDWKKVRETVMTRGVYIRARTHGELAEALLTTGDQIIMENSNYDYFWGCGRDRRGENRYGKVLMNVRTKLRQEQAAEAG; encoded by the coding sequence ATGGCTTTATTCCCCGATGACAATGGCGAAAGCAACCTGTACGTAACCCGTTCAGAGTTGGACAACCTGCTGGGCACCTATGCCCCTTATGGATTCGAGCTGGAGGGCAAACACTGGCCCACGGTGGAGCATTACTTCCAGGGCATGAAATTCACCGATGAGGCGCGGCAGGAAGAGGTGCGTAACGCCAGTTCGCCGGAAAGGGCCCGCAAGCTCGGTCGGAAGCGCCACAAGAGTTTCCGGAAAGACTGGAAGAAAGTGCGTGAAACAGTGATGACGCGCGGTGTCTATATTCGTGCCCGCACCCACGGTGAGCTGGCGGAAGCCCTGCTCACCACCGGCGACCAGATCATCATGGAAAACAGCAATTACGATTACTTCTGGGGCTGCGGCCGGGACCGGCGCGGTGAAAACCGCTACGGCAAGGTGCTGATGAACGTTCGCACCAAGCTGCGGCAGGAGCAGGCGGCCGAAGCCGGCTGA
- a CDS encoding HupE/UreJ family protein: MRIWLLLLALMAVSFARADELRPAYLQLTEQSPGTYTVLWKVPARGEQRLALQVRFEPAPADTSEPVEGFLNGAHLQQWSLTREQGLAGTRVSIEGLPRTSTEALLRVEYLDGSSVTHRLTPAAPEVTLAAQPTLLDTAQTYLVLGIEHILLGIDHLLFVLALLLLINSTRKLILTITAFTIAHSITLSLASLGIIRIPVPPVEAVIALSIVFVAAEILRAQRGQPGITQRNPWLVAFSFGLLHGLGFAAALGEIGLPQNAVALALVFFNVGVEVGNLLFVFAFLALTALARKLAFQPGRILQKVPPYFIGSLASFWLFERVAAF; this comes from the coding sequence ATGAGAATCTGGCTACTTTTGTTGGCTCTGATGGCGGTTTCCTTCGCCCGGGCCGACGAACTGCGCCCAGCCTACCTGCAACTGACCGAACAGTCTCCGGGCACCTACACCGTTTTGTGGAAGGTTCCGGCCAGAGGCGAGCAACGGCTCGCCCTGCAGGTCCGCTTTGAACCCGCGCCCGCTGACACTTCAGAGCCGGTTGAAGGTTTTCTGAACGGCGCCCACCTGCAGCAGTGGTCACTCACCCGCGAGCAAGGCCTGGCCGGCACCAGGGTAAGCATCGAAGGATTGCCACGCACCTCCACCGAAGCACTGCTGCGGGTGGAATACCTGGACGGCTCCAGCGTCACCCATCGGCTGACTCCTGCTGCGCCAGAGGTCACCCTGGCCGCCCAGCCGACCCTGCTGGACACCGCCCAGACCTACCTGGTGCTCGGCATCGAGCATATTCTGCTGGGCATTGACCACCTCCTGTTCGTGCTGGCCCTGCTGCTCCTGATCAACAGCACCCGCAAGCTGATCCTGACCATCACGGCATTCACCATCGCCCACAGCATCACCCTGTCGCTGGCCTCTCTGGGCATCATTCGTATTCCGGTCCCACCGGTTGAGGCTGTGATCGCGCTGAGCATTGTGTTTGTGGCGGCCGAAATACTGCGTGCCCAGCGCGGGCAGCCGGGCATCACCCAGCGCAATCCCTGGCTGGTGGCGTTCAGTTTTGGTTTGCTGCACGGGCTGGGTTTCGCAGCGGCATTGGGCGAGATCGGACTGCCCCAGAACGCGGTGGCACTGGCACTGGTGTTCTTTAACGTGGGCGTTGAGGTGGGCAATTTGCTGTTTGTCTTTGCCTTTCTGGCGTTGACGGCCCTGGCCAGGAAGCTCGCCTTTCAGCCAGGACGGATTCTGCAGAAGGTGCCGCCCTATTTCATCGGTTCCCTGGCCTCATTCTGGCTGTTCGAGCGGGTAGCGGCGTTCTAG
- a CDS encoding peptidyl-prolyl cis-trans isomerase has protein sequence MAMPHRLTTLAKEPLIQILLIGALLFALYSALNPQAMQDDKRILVDQGQINSLEQQFARAWQRKPTEEELQGLIENFVIEEIYYREALALGIDKNDPVIRRRLRQKMEIYTDNLANALAPSDEQLTEYLEQHPDKFRTDDHYSFRQVYLSIDQPQPELRKRVAEAERALAEGESVSGDPSLLPTEFENVSGRMLDKTFGQGFALQLEGLGKKAWQGPIRSSMGIHFIRLEEHTPGGLPELASIRGKVEREWRFDRAQALDASFREGLLANYDITVVTDKNQ, from the coding sequence ATGGCCATGCCCCATCGGCTGACAACCCTGGCGAAGGAACCGCTTATCCAGATTCTTCTGATTGGCGCGCTGTTGTTCGCACTCTACAGCGCGCTCAATCCGCAAGCCATGCAGGACGACAAACGCATCCTGGTTGACCAGGGCCAGATCAACAGCCTGGAGCAGCAGTTCGCCCGGGCCTGGCAGCGCAAACCCACCGAGGAGGAACTGCAGGGCCTAATTGAAAACTTCGTGATCGAAGAGATTTACTACCGCGAAGCACTGGCCCTCGGCATTGACAAGAACGATCCGGTGATCCGTCGCCGGCTGCGCCAGAAGATGGAAATCTACACCGACAACCTGGCCAACGCGCTGGCCCCCAGCGACGAACAGCTTACCGAATATCTGGAGCAGCACCCGGACAAATTCCGCACCGATGACCACTACTCCTTCCGCCAGGTGTACCTGAGTATCGACCAGCCACAGCCTGAACTGCGAAAGCGAGTGGCGGAAGCAGAACGGGCACTGGCCGAGGGAGAGTCCGTGTCGGGCGATCCGTCACTGCTGCCCACGGAATTTGAGAACGTGAGCGGGCGCATGCTGGACAAAACCTTCGGCCAGGGATTTGCGTTACAGCTGGAGGGGCTGGGTAAAAAAGCCTGGCAAGGGCCTATTCGATCCAGCATGGGAATTCATTTCATCCGGCTTGAGGAGCACACTCCGGGTGGTCTACCGGAACTCGCCAGCATCCGTGGGAAAGTCGAACGGGAGTGGCGTTTCGATCGGGCGCAGGCGCTGGACGCATCCTTCCGGGAAGGCCTGCTGGCCAACTACGACATCACCGTTGTCACCGACAAAAACCAGTAA
- a CDS encoding DUF3604 domain-containing protein, which yields MSTHHTLCLAVLASALALTANASSHSEMESGTDYPRQALFGDTHVHTGWSADAGMDGAITSPEDAYRFALGQEVESNSGLKAKLSRPFDWFMVTDHSDGMGTINEIVAGNPEMMENDILKRFKAAIEEGGEAAASAKSELIRMQSNGELPEEIMDPKWMKSAWEKTIEAAEKYNEPGQFSTFIAYEWTVNSDGGDNLHRNVIFRDGADKAGQVLPLTTFVTQDSYKLWQWMAEYEKKTGGQVLAIPHNGNMSNGRMFELQQFDGSAMTKEWAEMRAKYEPLYELTQIKGQSESHPSLSPNDEFADWDLWDRGNLILKPKPEGAIQYEYWREALKNGLRIKEELGVNPFQQGANAATDTHTGLSTPDEDNFYGKFKTVEPRAERWDFPLLEGIDSNYMGWEQAASGVMGVWATENTREAIWDAMARKETFATSGPRMEVRFFGGFDYSEEDLTGDLVAAGYDKGVPMGANLSANGNNKAPTFLIAAKKDPESGNLDRAQVIKGWVDDSGETHEKVFDVVWSGERKIGDDGKLPAVGNTVNMETAEYSNSIGAAELMGYFTDPSFDPDQPAFYYVRVLEIPTPRWTLYDKVRFDVSMPDEVPLVHQERAFSSPIWYTPED from the coding sequence ATGAGCACCCATCACACCCTCTGCCTGGCAGTTCTGGCCTCAGCCCTTGCGCTGACCGCCAACGCCAGCTCCCATTCAGAAATGGAATCAGGCACCGACTACCCCCGCCAGGCCCTGTTCGGTGACACCCATGTTCACACCGGCTGGTCCGCTGATGCGGGTATGGACGGCGCGATCACCTCACCCGAAGATGCCTACCGCTTTGCCCTTGGCCAGGAGGTAGAGTCCAACTCCGGGCTGAAAGCCAAGCTATCGCGCCCCTTTGATTGGTTCATGGTGACCGACCACTCCGATGGCATGGGCACCATCAATGAAATCGTCGCCGGCAATCCGGAAATGATGGAAAACGACATTTTGAAGCGCTTCAAAGCCGCGATCGAGGAAGGTGGCGAAGCCGCTGCCTCCGCCAAGAGCGAGCTGATCCGTATGCAATCCAACGGTGAGTTGCCGGAAGAGATCATGGACCCCAAGTGGATGAAATCCGCCTGGGAAAAAACCATAGAAGCCGCTGAGAAATACAATGAGCCCGGACAATTCAGCACCTTCATTGCCTATGAGTGGACGGTGAATTCCGACGGCGGTGACAACCTGCACCGCAATGTGATCTTCCGGGATGGCGCCGACAAAGCCGGGCAAGTACTGCCACTCACCACCTTTGTGACACAGGATTCCTACAAGCTCTGGCAATGGATGGCGGAATACGAAAAGAAAACCGGTGGCCAGGTGCTGGCCATTCCCCACAACGGCAATATGTCCAACGGTCGCATGTTTGAACTGCAGCAGTTCGACGGTTCCGCCATGACCAAGGAATGGGCTGAAATGCGGGCGAAATACGAACCACTTTACGAACTCACCCAGATCAAGGGCCAGAGTGAATCCCACCCGAGCCTGTCCCCCAACGATGAGTTCGCTGACTGGGACCTGTGGGATCGGGGCAACCTGATTCTCAAGCCCAAACCCGAAGGCGCAATCCAGTATGAGTACTGGCGTGAAGCCCTGAAAAACGGGCTTCGCATCAAGGAGGAGCTGGGTGTTAACCCCTTCCAGCAAGGCGCTAATGCAGCCACCGATACCCATACCGGGCTCTCCACTCCGGACGAAGACAACTTCTACGGTAAGTTCAAGACCGTGGAGCCCCGGGCAGAGCGCTGGGATTTCCCGCTGCTGGAAGGCATCGACAGCAACTACATGGGCTGGGAGCAGGCGGCATCTGGCGTGATGGGTGTGTGGGCAACGGAGAACACCCGGGAAGCCATCTGGGATGCCATGGCCCGCAAAGAAACCTTTGCCACCTCCGGCCCGCGCATGGAAGTGCGTTTCTTCGGTGGATTTGATTATTCCGAAGAGGATCTCACCGGTGATCTGGTCGCGGCAGGCTACGACAAAGGCGTGCCCATGGGCGCCAACCTATCCGCTAACGGAAACAACAAAGCCCCAACCTTCCTCATCGCTGCCAAAAAAGATCCGGAGAGCGGCAACCTGGACAGGGCTCAGGTGATCAAGGGCTGGGTCGATGACAGCGGCGAAACTCATGAGAAGGTCTTTGATGTGGTCTGGTCCGGCGAGCGCAAAATCGGCGACGACGGCAAACTGCCTGCGGTAGGCAATACCGTTAACATGGAAACCGCCGAGTACAGCAACTCCATTGGCGCCGCGGAACTCATGGGCTACTTCACAGACCCATCGTTCGACCCGGACCAGCCCGCGTTCTACTACGTGCGGGTGCTGGAAATTCCAACACCACGCTGGACGCTGTACGACAAGGTTCGGTTCGATGTCTCCATGCCAGATGAGGTACCGCTGGTGCATCAGGAGCGCGCCTTCTCCTCGCCCATCTGGTACACCCCGGAAGATTAA
- a CDS encoding alcohol dehydrogenase catalytic domain-containing protein, producing MIPDSMKAMVLTGHGGVDMLKYQEVATPRPGPGEVLVQVTATAKNNTDRKAREGLYPTKKGEVKSFMMGGKPTLTFPRIQGADIAGRIVAAGEGVDRARVGQRGLLDFNLYASDRRDINLTPDYYGHGADGGFAEYVVLPSDQFHHIPNPELSDAEVASMGMCSYQTAMHMVTSASLAAGERVLVSGASGGVGTALIQLCRIIGAVPYALSQPDKADALLDLGAEAVLDRSDMDQFQQQVRAATGGKPMDAVMDLVGGDMTDQFIDTMIFDMNARSTYPRLSIAGASGGNISEILWTRIYLYQVQIFGVSHGTRAEAEQLIAWIREGQLKPVLHGAFRLSELHAAERYFVNRGSNYLGKIVIVPDAQWDEHGKPYAIEGAA from the coding sequence ATGATTCCAGACAGCATGAAAGCGATGGTCCTGACCGGCCACGGCGGTGTGGACATGCTCAAGTACCAGGAGGTTGCCACGCCCCGGCCAGGGCCAGGCGAGGTGCTGGTGCAGGTAACGGCGACCGCCAAGAACAACACCGACCGTAAAGCACGGGAAGGTTTGTACCCCACCAAAAAAGGTGAGGTGAAATCGTTCATGATGGGCGGCAAGCCGACGCTGACGTTTCCTAGGATTCAGGGGGCCGACATCGCCGGCCGGATTGTTGCGGCAGGTGAGGGCGTTGATCGGGCGCGTGTCGGCCAGCGGGGGCTGCTGGATTTTAACCTCTATGCCAGTGACCGGCGCGATATCAATCTGACGCCGGACTATTACGGCCACGGCGCCGATGGCGGCTTTGCCGAGTACGTGGTTCTGCCCTCGGACCAGTTTCATCACATCCCGAATCCGGAGCTGAGCGATGCCGAAGTGGCGTCCATGGGCATGTGTTCCTATCAAACCGCCATGCATATGGTCACCTCTGCCAGCCTCGCTGCGGGTGAGCGGGTGCTGGTGAGCGGAGCCAGTGGCGGCGTGGGCACCGCTCTGATCCAGTTGTGCCGGATTATCGGCGCCGTTCCCTATGCGCTCAGCCAGCCTGACAAGGCCGATGCCCTGCTGGATTTGGGGGCTGAAGCGGTGCTGGACCGGTCCGATATGGATCAGTTCCAGCAGCAGGTTCGCGCAGCCACCGGGGGCAAACCCATGGATGCGGTGATGGATCTGGTGGGCGGAGACATGACCGATCAGTTCATCGACACCATGATTTTCGACATGAACGCCCGGTCTACCTACCCGAGATTGAGTATCGCCGGGGCCAGTGGCGGTAACATCAGTGAAATTTTGTGGACTCGCATCTATCTGTATCAGGTGCAGATTTTCGGGGTTTCTCATGGCACCCGTGCAGAGGCCGAACAGCTGATTGCCTGGATTCGCGAAGGCCAGCTCAAGCCGGTGCTGCATGGTGCCTTCCGGCTCTCCGAGCTGCACGCGGCCGAGCGTTATTTCGTGAACCGGGGCAGCAACTATCTGGGCAAGATCGTCATCGTTCCCGATGCGCAATGGGACGAGCATGGCAAGCCCTATGCGATCGAGGGGGCAGCATGA